Proteins found in one Quercus robur chromosome 2, dhQueRobu3.1, whole genome shotgun sequence genomic segment:
- the LOC126698530 gene encoding uncharacterized protein LOC126698530: MNKEIANPYDVEEEEEDDHHNDEGNNDNERGGSKSHSSVSNYNTKGKEKVGEKSNIKSFFAPRTKPSSQPSIRSSLASKQMVEKARMNFARWWYHANIHFHAAHSVYYQEALDSVAAIGPGFKGPSYHDLRGPLLQKHVGKMNDYLLDVKNDWKVYGCSIMSDGWTNQKSAPIINFLVYCPRGTMFLKSLDVSGLTKDANTLFKLFDKVVQEVGPEHVVQFITDNDSSYKSAGKKLMQKYGTFCWSPCAVHCIDLMLENFSDKRYFPIIDETIQKAKKITKFIYNHGKILSLMRSDFTNSRDLIRPTITRFATEFLSLQCLTKFKKELRQMFTCDQWIESRHARDVMGKEVAAIVLEDKEFWLQCQQIVKISEPLVRVLRLVDGDEKHQWDTCMRWDKQLHSPLHAAGCYLNPGIFFRPSFKKQKDVTKGLLSIITRLVSDPDEQDILSSQIESYKKSLGDFGMPMAIRQREKLSPVAWWEQFGNDTPELQKFAIRKMSPMYVIDFGRNIRRTKDYLDPISLDNIDLMEDWVAEESEFLLLTQEDVNWDSIEEPLATVTLEDDNDDDDDVVVLDEEDGENDVVLTNANTHVYYGPDINPFEGWE; this comes from the exons atgaataAAGAAATTGCAAATCCCTATGATgtagaggaggaggaggaggatgatCATCATAATGATGAAGGTAATAATGATAATGAGAGAGGGGGTTCAAAGAGTCATTCATCAGTTAGTAATTATAACACCAAGGGGAAAGAAAAAGTTGGAGAAAAGTCAAACATTAAATCCTTTTTTGCTCCAAGAACAAAACCTAGTTCTCAACCATCCATAAGGTCTTCTTTGGCCTCAAAGCAAATGGTTGAGAAGGCAAGAATGAATTTTGCAAGATGGTGGTACCATGCTAATATACATTTCCATGCCGCTCACTCTGTGTATTATCAGGAAGCTTTAGATAGTGTAGCAGCTATTGGGCCTGGTTTTAAGGGACCTTCTTATCATGACTTGAGGGGGCCTTTATTACAAAAACATGTGGGTAAAATGAATGATTATCTCTTAGATGTGAAAAATGATTGGAAAGTTTATGGGTGTTCAATAATGTCAGATGGGTGGACAAATCAAAAGAGTGCTccaatcattaattttttagtgTATTGTCCTAGAGGTACCATGTTTCTTAAATCCCTTGATGTGTCAGGCCTAACAAAGGATGCAAATACATTGTTTAAGTTGTTTGATAAAGTTGTTCAAGAAGTTGGGCCTGAGCATGTTGTGCAGTTCATTACAGATAATGATTCTTCTTACAAGTCTGCAGGAAAGAAGCTAATGCAGAAATATGGGACATTCTGTTGGTCTCCTTGTGCAGTCCATTGCATTGATTTAATGTTGGAAAATTTTTCTGATAAAAGATATTTTCCTATTATTGATGAAACCATTCAAAAGGCTAAAAAGATTACCAAATTCATATACAACCATGGCAAGATTTTATCTTTGATGAGAAGCGACTTCACTAATAGTAGGGATTTGATTCGTCCAACCATCACAAGGTTTGCAACTGAGTTTTTAAGTCTTCAATGCTTGACTAAGTTCAAGAAAGAACTTAGGCAAATGTTTACTTGTGATCAATGGATCGAATCTCGACATGCTAGAGATGTCATGGGAAAGGAGGTGGCTGCAATTGTTTTGGAAGATAAAGAGTTTTGGTTACAATGTCAACAAATAGTGAAGATTAGTGAGCCTTTGGTTAGAGTACTACGTCTTGTAGATGGGGATGAAAAACATCAATGGGATACTTGTATGAG ATGGGATAAACAACTCCATAGTCCATTGCATGCAGCAGGTTGTTATCTCAACCCTGGAATCTTCTTTAGGCCTTCATTTAAGAAGCAAAAAGATGTTACAAAAGGCCTACTTAGTATCATTACAAGGCTGGTTTCTGATCCTGATGAGCAAGACATTCTTAGTTCTCAAATTGAATCATACAAAAAGTCTTTAGGTGACTTTGGAATGCCTATGGCAATCCGGCAACGTGAAAAACTAAGTCCAG ttgCTTGGTGGGAGCAATTTGGAAATGACACTCCAGAATTACAAAAGTTTGCAATTCGA AAAATGTCACCAATGTATGTTATTGATTTTGGTAGGAACATTAGAAGGACAAAGGATTACTTGGATCCTATAAGCCTTGATAATATTGATTTAATGGAGGATTGGGTAGCTGAGGAATCTGAATTTCTGTTACTAACTCAGGAAGATGTGAATTGGGATAGCATTGAAGAACCATTAGCAACAGTGACTTTGgaagatgataatgatgatgatgatgatgttgttgttCTTGATGAGGAAGATGGTGAAAATGATGTTGTGTTGACAAATGCTAATACTCATGTATATTATGGTCCTGATATAAATCCTTTTGAAGGATGGGAGTAG